A region of Streptomyces deccanensis DNA encodes the following proteins:
- a CDS encoding SDR family oxidoreductase, which produces MNAFDLTGRLAVVTGARRGIGRAMAHALAEAGADVIGVSASLEESGSAVEKDVTAAGRTFEAIRTDFADPEAVRALGADLAGRERPVDILVNNAGTIRRAPAAQHPDADWDLVLQVNLSAQFTLARAVGASMVARGRGKVIFTASLLSFQGGITVPGYTAAKHGVAGLTKALANEWAPHGVNVNAIAPGYIATDNTQALQDDPARSKAILDRIPAARWGSADDLGGATVFLASDAAAYVHGTVLPVDGGWLGR; this is translated from the coding sequence ATGAACGCCTTCGACCTCACCGGACGGCTCGCCGTCGTCACCGGCGCCCGGCGCGGGATCGGGCGGGCCATGGCTCACGCGCTCGCCGAGGCCGGCGCCGACGTCATCGGGGTGAGCGCCTCGCTGGAGGAGTCCGGCAGCGCGGTGGAGAAGGACGTCACCGCCGCCGGCCGTACCTTCGAGGCGATTCGTACCGACTTCGCCGACCCCGAGGCCGTCCGGGCCCTGGGCGCCGACCTCGCGGGCCGGGAGCGCCCGGTGGACATCCTCGTCAACAACGCCGGCACGATCCGCCGGGCCCCCGCGGCACAACACCCAGACGCGGACTGGGACCTGGTCCTCCAGGTCAATCTGAGCGCCCAGTTCACGCTGGCCCGCGCGGTCGGCGCGTCGATGGTGGCGCGTGGCCGGGGGAAGGTCATCTTCACGGCCTCCCTCCTGAGCTTCCAGGGCGGCATCACCGTCCCCGGCTACACCGCCGCCAAGCACGGCGTCGCCGGTCTCACCAAGGCGCTGGCCAACGAGTGGGCGCCGCACGGCGTCAACGTCAACGCCATCGCGCCGGGTTACATCGCCACCGACAACACCCAGGCTCTGCAGGACGACCCGGCGCGCAGCAAGGCGATCCTGGACCGGATCCCGGCCGCGCGTTGGGGCAGCGCCGACGACCTCGGCGGCGCCACCGTGTTCCTCGCCTCGGACGCGGCCGCCTACGTCCACGGCACCGTCCTCCCGGTCGACGGCGGATGGCTGGGCCGATGA
- a CDS encoding zinc-dependent alcohol dehydrogenase, giving the protein MTLAARYLSARTLDTAPALSAPPGPGEVELAPAYVGICGTDLHIFHGDMDARVTAPAVLGHEMSGRVVRVGPDVEGWAPGDAVTVMPLRWDDTCPACQGGHQHICQHLDFIGIDSPGAMQQRWTVPASTLIRLPESLPLDRAALVEPTAVAVHDVGRAGVGEGERVVVVGGGPVGVLIALVAQAAGGDVRVVELSAHRRLLARELGLTVWDPAAKDLAELVGEWTGDAGADVAFEVSGAAGGMDTAVEVLGVRGRLCLVAIHSRFREVNLHRFFWRELTLVGARLYDRSDFEKAVALVADGTIPADRLISKVVPLTQAPAAFEALEGGGNVMKILVDCTDEAQEAAV; this is encoded by the coding sequence ATGACGCTAGCCGCCCGTTATCTGTCCGCCCGCACCCTGGACACGGCCCCTGCCCTCAGCGCGCCGCCGGGACCCGGTGAGGTGGAGTTGGCCCCCGCCTACGTCGGTATCTGCGGTACCGACCTGCACATCTTCCACGGCGACATGGACGCCCGCGTCACCGCGCCCGCCGTCCTCGGGCACGAGATGTCCGGACGGGTGGTCCGGGTGGGCCCGGACGTCGAGGGCTGGGCACCCGGTGACGCGGTCACCGTGATGCCGTTGCGCTGGGACGACACCTGCCCGGCCTGCCAGGGCGGCCACCAGCACATCTGCCAGCACCTGGACTTCATCGGCATCGACTCCCCCGGTGCCATGCAGCAGCGCTGGACCGTGCCCGCCTCCACTCTCATACGGCTGCCCGAGTCGCTCCCGCTGGACCGGGCCGCGCTCGTCGAGCCCACCGCGGTCGCGGTGCACGACGTCGGCCGCGCCGGGGTGGGCGAGGGCGAGCGGGTCGTCGTGGTCGGCGGTGGCCCGGTCGGCGTCCTGATCGCGCTGGTCGCGCAGGCCGCCGGCGGGGACGTGCGGGTGGTGGAGCTGAGCGCCCATCGGCGGCTGCTCGCCCGGGAGTTGGGGCTGACCGTGTGGGACCCGGCCGCCAAGGACCTGGCCGAGCTGGTCGGTGAGTGGACCGGCGACGCGGGCGCGGACGTCGCCTTCGAGGTGTCCGGCGCCGCGGGAGGCATGGACACCGCGGTCGAGGTGCTCGGCGTGCGCGGCCGGCTGTGCCTGGTCGCGATCCACTCCCGCTTCCGCGAGGTGAACCTGCACCGCTTCTTCTGGCGCGAACTCACCCTCGTCGGGGCCCGGTTGTACGACCGCTCCGACTTTGAGAAGGCGGTGGCGTTGGTGGCCGACGGCACCATTCCCGCCGACCGGCTGATCAGCAAGGTCGTGCCGCTCACCCAGGCACCGGCCGCCTTCGAGGCGCTGGAGGGCGGCGGCAACGTGATGAAGATCCTGGTGGACTGCACCGACGAGGCTCAGGAGGCCGCCGTATGA
- a CDS encoding amidohydrolase family protein, translating to MNAPVLVDAHHHLWDLAHRPQPWLDDPGVASIRRTFTPDDLRSTATRPIAGRRLHGTVVVQCIAEVAETEDLLELAEREALIQAVVGWADLTSPAIGGVLDQLLAGPGGGYLRSLRHLVQGETDPDWLQRPDVERGLEAVRDRGLRYDVLVRDHQLDQAARLAERFPELPQVLDHAGKPDIARQDIADWERGMRQLAAHPQVVCKVSGLITEADHAHWTTADIRPAWDVLVSAFGPERLMFGSDWPVANLAGGWNRWAATVDELLTGWSDSEVHALLAGTATAFYGLPTGAGEGDTATRAI from the coding sequence GTGAACGCACCCGTGCTTGTCGACGCGCACCACCACCTCTGGGACCTCGCACACCGTCCGCAGCCCTGGCTGGACGACCCCGGCGTGGCATCGATCCGCCGCACTTTCACCCCCGATGACCTGCGCTCCACGGCCACCCGCCCGATCGCGGGCCGGCGGCTGCACGGCACCGTTGTCGTCCAGTGCATCGCGGAGGTCGCCGAGACCGAGGACCTGCTCGAACTCGCCGAGCGGGAGGCTCTGATCCAGGCCGTGGTCGGCTGGGCCGACCTCACGTCCCCGGCCATCGGTGGCGTGCTCGACCAGCTGCTCGCCGGGCCGGGTGGCGGGTACCTGCGCTCCCTGCGGCACCTCGTCCAGGGCGAGACCGACCCCGACTGGCTGCAACGCCCGGACGTGGAACGCGGGTTGGAGGCGGTCCGGGATCGAGGACTGCGCTACGACGTGCTCGTCCGCGACCACCAGCTCGACCAGGCGGCCCGGCTCGCGGAACGCTTCCCCGAGCTGCCCCAGGTACTCGACCACGCGGGCAAGCCGGACATCGCCCGGCAGGACATCGCGGACTGGGAACGCGGAATGCGGCAACTGGCCGCACACCCGCAGGTGGTCTGCAAGGTCTCGGGGCTGATCACCGAGGCCGACCACGCCCACTGGACCACCGCCGACATCCGCCCCGCCTGGGACGTACTGGTCTCCGCCTTCGGGCCCGAGCGGCTGATGTTCGGCTCGGACTGGCCGGTCGCCAACCTCGCCGGCGGCTGGAACCGGTGGGCCGCCACCGTGGACGAACTACTCACCGGCTGGAGCGACAGCGAAGTCCACGCGCTCCTCGCCGGCACCGCGACCGCGTTCTACGGCCTTCCTACCGGCGCCGGAGAGGGCGACACCGCCACCCGGGCGATCTGA
- a CDS encoding L-rhamnose mutarotase — protein sequence MKRIAQTIRLRPEHREEYLRLHSAVWPGVEAALRRANIRNYSIYLHGDVLFAYMEYHGEDFEADMASIDADPETQRWWTLTDPCQEPFPDRGEGRQWTELPEVWHLSSLDDDATA from the coding sequence GTGAAGCGCATCGCCCAGACCATCAGGCTCCGCCCCGAACACCGCGAGGAGTACCTCCGGCTCCACTCGGCCGTATGGCCCGGAGTCGAAGCCGCTCTGCGCCGGGCGAACATCCGTAACTACAGCATCTACCTCCACGGTGACGTGCTGTTCGCCTACATGGAGTACCACGGCGAGGACTTCGAGGCGGACATGGCGTCCATCGACGCGGACCCCGAGACCCAGCGCTGGTGGACGCTCACCGACCCGTGCCAGGAGCCCTTCCCCGACCGGGGCGAGGGACGCCAGTGGACCGAGCTCCCCGAGGTCTGGCACCTCAGCTCGCTCGACGACGACGCCACCGCCTGA
- a CDS encoding carbohydrate ABC transporter permease, producing MASRLLAGSVLTVFVVFFVLPVLWLLLAATKTDQQLVHDNPLSFGSWDALTANWHALTAFQDNAILVWLRNSAVYASISLVITLCLAIPAGYALAMTEFRGRRTLLIATLVVMLMPNATLVVPLFLEINAVHLIGTMWSIILPYSFYPFGVYLTYIYFTTAVPKDLLAAARIDGCSEFGVFRHVALPLATPVIALVGFFSFVANWTNYFLPYVMLPESDQMPIQVGVGSLLSNVPSFNPTVGSLAIERPQLALATLVAITPVLVVFLFAQRFLVSGMLAGATKE from the coding sequence ATGGCGTCCCGGCTGCTGGCGGGCTCGGTGCTCACCGTGTTCGTGGTGTTCTTCGTGCTGCCGGTGCTGTGGCTGCTGCTCGCGGCGACCAAGACCGACCAGCAGCTGGTCCACGACAACCCCCTGTCCTTCGGGTCCTGGGACGCGCTCACGGCCAACTGGCACGCGCTCACGGCCTTCCAGGACAACGCCATCCTGGTGTGGCTGCGCAACTCCGCCGTCTATGCCTCGATCTCGCTGGTCATCACGCTCTGCCTGGCCATTCCGGCCGGATACGCGCTGGCGATGACCGAGTTCCGCGGCCGGCGCACGCTGCTGATCGCGACCCTCGTCGTGATGCTGATGCCGAACGCCACGCTGGTGGTGCCGCTGTTCCTGGAGATCAACGCGGTGCACCTGATCGGCACGATGTGGTCGATCATCCTGCCGTACTCGTTCTACCCGTTCGGGGTGTACCTGACGTACATCTACTTCACCACCGCCGTGCCCAAGGACCTCCTGGCCGCGGCACGGATCGACGGCTGCTCCGAGTTCGGCGTCTTCCGCCATGTGGCCCTGCCGCTGGCGACCCCCGTCATCGCACTGGTCGGGTTCTTCAGCTTCGTCGCCAACTGGACGAACTACTTCCTGCCGTACGTGATGCTCCCCGAGAGCGACCAGATGCCGATCCAGGTGGGCGTCGGCAGCCTGCTCAGCAATGTGCCGTCGTTCAACCCGACCGTCGGTTCCCTCGCGATCGAACGCCCGCAATTGGCACTGGCGACGCTGGTGGCCATCACACCGGTGCTCGTCGTGTTCCTGTTCGCCCAGCGCTTCCTGGTCAGCGGAATGCTCGCCGGCGCCACCAAGGAGTGA
- a CDS encoding carbohydrate ABC transporter permease has protein sequence MTVAHSSAGSVRGRPRGTSRESRAGVAFVAGYVLLLIAFGVLPTCYAIYFAFTNAGGAFTGFTNFVTTAQDFRFIDSLGHVALYLVFWLLSLVVFVVVLALLLHRLSSGPVSQALRFLYYIPGALAGAASVLVWLFMLDPTVSPVSSLLETLGFHTFGEVIAPGNLALLFTIIAFWTGAGGWIVVMYGALNNIPKDVMEAARIDGANGWQTAWRVQIPMLRKWIVYMVILAFAGGAQLFVEPQLLSLASTGVAGRDYSLNQLTYDFAFQMNNINGAAAVSVELLVISMSVAGVFVARSGFFDAD, from the coding sequence GTGACCGTCGCGCACTCCTCGGCCGGCTCTGTCCGGGGGCGCCCTCGCGGCACCTCCCGGGAGAGCCGGGCCGGCGTGGCATTCGTCGCCGGCTACGTACTGCTGCTGATCGCCTTCGGCGTCCTTCCGACCTGTTACGCCATCTACTTCGCGTTCACCAACGCCGGAGGCGCGTTCACCGGGTTCACCAACTTCGTCACCACGGCACAGGACTTCCGCTTCATCGACTCCCTGGGCCACGTGGCGCTGTACCTGGTCTTCTGGCTCCTGTCGCTCGTGGTGTTCGTGGTGGTCCTGGCGCTGCTCCTGCACCGGCTGTCCTCCGGGCCGGTCAGCCAGGCACTGCGCTTCCTCTACTACATCCCCGGAGCCCTCGCCGGCGCCGCGAGCGTCCTGGTGTGGCTGTTCATGCTCGACCCGACGGTCAGCCCGGTCAGCTCCCTGCTGGAGACGCTCGGCTTCCACACCTTCGGTGAGGTCATCGCCCCCGGGAACCTGGCGCTGCTGTTCACGATCATCGCGTTCTGGACCGGCGCGGGCGGCTGGATCGTCGTCATGTACGGCGCGCTCAACAACATCCCCAAGGACGTCATGGAGGCCGCCCGCATCGACGGCGCGAACGGCTGGCAGACCGCCTGGCGGGTGCAGATCCCGATGCTCCGCAAGTGGATCGTGTACATGGTGATCCTGGCCTTCGCGGGCGGCGCGCAGCTCTTCGTCGAGCCTCAGCTGCTCTCCCTCGCCAGCACGGGCGTGGCCGGCCGGGACTACTCGCTCAACCAGCTGACGTACGACTTCGCCTTCCAGATGAACAACATCAACGGGGCCGCCGCGGTCTCGGTGGAGCTCCTGGTCATCAGCATGTCGGTCGCCGGTGTCTTCGTCGCACGGTCGGGGTTCTTCGATGCCGACTGA
- a CDS encoding ABC transporter substrate-binding protein, producing MSVYKPSAAQETGTSRRRAALLAGCAATVLFTVAACGSGGGTASTTTKDGFAQAPQKDGALTVWVDATRMDAAKQYQQLHPGVKMNIVSYDGNANGSNYLQTKVQLFNRTGKGWPDVVFSSQNNEASWAVDAGFAAPLNKGLIPDATLGGFAKGANDVCTVDGTLYCLRNDLSQAVLWYNAPLMKKFGYTVPTTWEEYQKLGEKVAKEHPGYLVGDAGDSFTPEIYLWASKCGANDITGPKSVSVNTTSEACTKMAKLLDVLIKNKSMSISGVFSTDFAKNEADKVLLMPGPAWFGGAVFKDGLKTPAKQIAVAPIPQWKGETSPSTGNVGGGTWLLSKHSAHIKAATDFLKWVTTDDAYQGEKAPGFPAYAPAAENWLKAQAASGYFAGDLTALKDASSQVWSGWGSGQFSQEAIWAATVKPGMTQGKTIESLLPAWQDSIVKYAKSNGYKVSQ from the coding sequence ATGTCCGTCTACAAGCCTTCGGCCGCCCAGGAGACAGGGACCAGCAGGAGACGTGCCGCGTTGCTGGCCGGCTGCGCCGCCACCGTGCTGTTCACCGTGGCCGCCTGTGGCAGCGGCGGCGGTACCGCCAGTACGACCACCAAGGACGGTTTTGCCCAGGCGCCGCAGAAGGACGGAGCGTTGACCGTCTGGGTGGACGCGACCCGCATGGACGCCGCGAAGCAGTACCAGCAGCTGCACCCGGGCGTGAAGATGAACATCGTCAGCTACGACGGCAACGCCAACGGCTCCAACTACCTCCAGACGAAGGTGCAGCTGTTCAACCGCACGGGCAAGGGCTGGCCGGACGTCGTCTTCAGCTCCCAGAACAACGAGGCGAGTTGGGCAGTCGACGCCGGCTTCGCGGCGCCGCTGAACAAGGGGCTGATCCCGGACGCGACCCTCGGCGGGTTCGCGAAGGGCGCCAATGACGTCTGCACGGTCGACGGGACCCTGTACTGCCTGCGCAACGACCTCTCCCAGGCGGTGCTCTGGTACAACGCGCCGCTGATGAAGAAGTTCGGCTACACGGTCCCGACGACCTGGGAGGAGTACCAGAAGCTCGGCGAGAAGGTCGCCAAGGAGCACCCCGGCTACCTCGTGGGCGACGCCGGCGACTCCTTCACCCCCGAGATCTACCTGTGGGCGAGCAAGTGCGGCGCCAACGACATCACCGGCCCCAAGTCCGTGTCGGTCAACACCACCAGCGAGGCCTGCACCAAGATGGCCAAGCTGCTGGACGTGCTGATCAAGAACAAGTCGATGTCGATCAGCGGCGTCTTCAGCACCGACTTCGCCAAGAACGAGGCCGACAAGGTCCTGCTCATGCCCGGTCCGGCCTGGTTCGGCGGCGCGGTGTTCAAGGACGGCCTCAAGACCCCGGCCAAGCAGATCGCGGTGGCACCCATCCCGCAGTGGAAGGGCGAGACCTCGCCGTCCACCGGCAACGTCGGCGGCGGTACCTGGCTGCTGTCCAAGCACTCCGCTCACATCAAGGCGGCCACCGACTTCCTGAAGTGGGTCACCACCGACGACGCCTACCAGGGTGAGAAGGCCCCCGGCTTCCCTGCGTACGCGCCCGCCGCCGAGAACTGGCTGAAGGCGCAGGCCGCCTCCGGGTACTTCGCCGGTGATCTCACCGCCCTCAAGGACGCCTCCTCACAGGTGTGGTCCGGCTGGGGCTCGGGCCAGTTCAGCCAGGAGGCGATCTGGGCCGCCACCGTCAAGCCCGGCATGACGCAGGGAAAGACCATCGAATCGCTGCTGCCCGCCTGGCAGGACTCGATCGTCAAGTACGCCAAGTCCAACGGATACAAGGTCTCCCAGTGA
- a CDS encoding FadR/GntR family transcriptional regulator has translation MKDTPAVTAVVNGADERRDYRPGYEVVAERILEFIAESRLVAGDRMPTENDLAQQLDTSRAVVREAVKILSALGRVRAHKGRGLFVADDDGMLITSRWGGFFRPVDLDHVLMLFEFRRVQEMAASRLAATRATPAELRTIEVAMQQCRHGYLHGEVDVFNQADDDFHAALAAASHNTFLGSAVRDARRLQRQSSAIGIHNTFGEGTAAAVEEHEAIYRAIRDGRPDEAAEATAVHLDRTLEDYRREIQRRLFG, from the coding sequence ATGAAGGACACGCCCGCCGTGACGGCAGTGGTGAACGGCGCGGACGAGCGGCGCGACTACCGGCCCGGTTACGAGGTCGTGGCGGAGCGGATCCTCGAGTTCATCGCGGAGTCGCGCCTGGTCGCCGGCGACCGGATGCCCACGGAGAACGACCTGGCCCAGCAGCTGGACACCAGCCGCGCAGTCGTCAGGGAGGCCGTGAAGATCCTCTCGGCGCTCGGCCGGGTCCGTGCGCACAAGGGGCGCGGGCTGTTCGTCGCGGACGACGACGGCATGCTGATCACCAGCCGCTGGGGGGGCTTCTTCCGGCCCGTGGACCTCGATCACGTGCTCATGCTGTTCGAGTTCCGCAGGGTTCAGGAGATGGCCGCCAGCAGACTGGCGGCCACCCGTGCCACGCCCGCCGAACTGCGCACCATCGAGGTCGCCATGCAGCAGTGCCGGCACGGGTACCTCCACGGTGAGGTCGACGTCTTCAACCAGGCGGACGACGACTTCCACGCGGCACTGGCCGCGGCCTCGCACAACACCTTCCTCGGCAGCGCAGTCCGTGACGCCCGCCGGCTGCAGCGCCAGTCCAGCGCGATCGGCATACACAACACCTTCGGAGAGGGCACCGCGGCCGCGGTGGAGGAGCACGAGGCGATCTACCGCGCCATTCGCGACGGCCGGCCCGACGAAGCCGCCGAGGCCACGGCCGTACACCTCGACCGGACGCTGGAGGATTACCGGCGGGAGATCCAGCGTCGCCTGTTCGGCTGA
- a CDS encoding LysR family transcriptional regulator, protein MSLDLNLLVSLNALLQERSVTRAALRLGLSQPTLSTALARLRRHYGDDLLTRVGNSYELTPLAVRLSERTAQALALADRVFQTGPGFDPAHAEHQFTLVGTDAHLALFGRTLTGLMREVAPGVRVHFQHLTSQIVRRAQEDLRNVDGILLPQGLLATVPAIDLYEDRWVCVLSSNSSRPTTPAELAARPWVMPYNAPGYALPPLNWLRARGMEPLLELTSESFLTVPHLVAGTDRVGVVPERAARLFPDGAGTVIIDLPFEAGPLVESLWWHPLHEREPAHMWLRNIASEAGQLVAAR, encoded by the coding sequence ATGAGTCTGGACCTGAACCTGCTGGTGTCGCTCAACGCCCTGCTGCAGGAGCGCAGCGTGACCCGGGCGGCTCTCAGGCTCGGCCTGAGCCAGCCCACGCTGAGTACCGCGCTCGCCCGGCTGCGCCGCCACTACGGCGACGACCTGCTCACCCGGGTCGGGAACTCCTATGAACTGACACCACTGGCCGTGCGCCTGTCCGAACGCACGGCGCAGGCGCTCGCGCTGGCCGACCGGGTCTTCCAGACCGGCCCCGGCTTTGATCCCGCCCACGCCGAGCACCAGTTCACCCTGGTGGGTACCGACGCCCACCTGGCCCTCTTCGGCCGAACGCTGACCGGCCTGATGCGCGAGGTCGCGCCGGGAGTGCGGGTGCACTTCCAGCACCTCACCTCGCAGATCGTCCGACGGGCCCAGGAAGACCTGCGCAACGTCGACGGCATACTGCTCCCGCAGGGCCTGCTGGCCACCGTCCCTGCCATCGACCTGTACGAGGACCGCTGGGTCTGCGTCCTCTCCTCGAACTCGTCGCGACCGACGACCCCCGCGGAACTCGCCGCGCGTCCCTGGGTGATGCCGTACAACGCGCCGGGGTACGCCCTTCCGCCGCTGAACTGGCTGCGCGCCCGAGGAATGGAGCCGCTGCTGGAACTGACCAGCGAGAGTTTCCTGACCGTGCCCCACCTGGTCGCCGGGACCGACCGGGTGGGCGTGGTCCCGGAACGCGCCGCCCGCCTGTTTCCCGATGGCGCCGGCACGGTCATCATCGACCTGCCCTTCGAGGCGGGGCCACTGGTGGAGTCCCTGTGGTGGCATCCCCTGCACGAGCGTGAACCCGCGCACATGTGGCTGCGGAATATCGCCTCCGAGGCGGGACAGTTGGTTGCCGCGAGGTGA
- a CDS encoding FAD-dependent oxidoreductase, with protein MPSFHVIVAGGGIGGLCLAQGLRKAGVSCAVYESAPDIVQTGYRLHMNSDGGRALQRCLPEPLYELYAQTSRVAPRRPLMVHFDHLGNEVGTRPHIDPPNDPVRPHTAVNRRTLRQIMAVGLEDVLHFGHTATGFEADEDGVRLLFEDGSSATGDVLVAADGINSVVRGQLLPEVPVVDSGLRGLYAIAPLTDALAAALPEGVFDGFSMASAPNGVVLVAGVYQPRRPIAEAVAELAPGAAVDPVGPYVMAGLFAPPHGDLFLGDEELRQATSEARHALMCDVVKDWHPGLSALVERADRSTVFPVAVRHLEPADPWPTSRVTLLGDAIHGMPPTYGTGANTTLRDAAALTETLSRVARGETPLLEAIAAYEAEMRAEVFPILRAASDPRAQEPEFVPDDLPVAKL; from the coding sequence ATGCCGTCGTTCCACGTCATCGTCGCCGGAGGCGGCATCGGTGGCCTGTGCCTGGCCCAGGGCCTGCGCAAGGCCGGTGTCAGCTGCGCCGTGTACGAGAGCGCTCCGGACATCGTGCAAACCGGGTACCGCCTGCACATGAACAGTGACGGCGGCCGGGCCCTGCAGCGGTGCCTGCCCGAGCCGCTGTACGAGCTGTACGCCCAGACCTCGCGCGTCGCCCCTCGCCGCCCGCTCATGGTCCACTTCGACCACCTGGGCAACGAAGTGGGCACCCGCCCCCACATCGACCCGCCCAACGACCCCGTGCGCCCCCACACGGCGGTGAACCGGCGAACGTTGCGCCAGATCATGGCGGTCGGCCTGGAGGACGTGCTCCACTTCGGCCACACGGCAACCGGGTTCGAGGCCGACGAAGACGGCGTACGGCTGTTGTTCGAGGACGGCTCGTCCGCCACCGGAGACGTGCTCGTCGCCGCCGACGGCATCAACTCCGTCGTACGCGGACAACTGCTTCCCGAGGTACCGGTCGTGGACTCCGGCCTGCGGGGCCTGTACGCCATCGCCCCGCTCACCGACGCGCTGGCGGCGGCGCTGCCCGAAGGAGTCTTCGACGGGTTCTCCATGGCCTCCGCCCCGAACGGGGTGGTGCTCGTGGCCGGCGTCTACCAGCCGCGCAGGCCGATCGCCGAGGCCGTGGCCGAGCTGGCGCCCGGCGCGGCTGTGGACCCCGTGGGACCGTATGTGATGGCCGGTCTGTTCGCTCCGCCGCACGGAGATCTCTTCCTCGGCGACGAGGAACTGCGTCAGGCCACGAGTGAGGCCCGCCACGCGCTGATGTGCGATGTCGTGAAGGACTGGCATCCCGGCCTGTCCGCCCTGGTGGAGCGCGCCGACCGGTCGACCGTCTTCCCCGTGGCGGTGCGGCACCTGGAGCCGGCCGATCCCTGGCCCACCAGCCGGGTCACCCTGCTCGGCGACGCCATCCACGGCATGCCGCCCACCTACGGCACCGGCGCCAACACCACCCTGCGCGATGCCGCCGCCCTGACCGAGACCCTGAGCCGGGTCGCCCGCGGGGAGACGCCGTTGCTGGAGGCGATCGCCGCGTACGAGGCGGAGATGCGGGCGGAGGTCTTCCCGATCCTGCGTGCCGCGTCCGACCCGCGGGCGCAGGAACCCGAGTTCGTTCCGGACGACCTTCCGGTGGCGAAGCTCTGA
- a CDS encoding MFS transporter, with protein MTDAIDRDRPQTELSPTSPDQATAPDQATAPDQAVHMPAGRSAGRAQLALLVTGICMPVLGSALIAPVLPQMQRHFHDTPGSDVMVPMVVALPGLFLALFAPLLGFVADRTNRKTLLLIAMALYAVVGSAPLLLDSLMAINISRVLLGACEGVILICCTSLIGDYWTGARRARYLSISTLATSLAATVFLAIGGLLGVSGWRTPFWMYVLPLLLLVPMARLLWQPPRTGAPGVKTRLEPLPRRLVLVPCLISLVGGVYFFVLVVELPFVLDGIGIRSSATVGTVSAVMALATAAGSALFPRLAGRPARVLVPLEFAGVAIGLATVFATGALPVVVVGAVITGFSTGVLLPTLLVWAVHRLSHSQRGRGTGWWSGALTLGQFFSPLVVAGLSAAAGGLRPALAVLAVLAALLAATVLLGLRRQNDPLAPSPGEPATAAVGH; from the coding sequence ATGACCGACGCCATCGACCGTGACCGGCCGCAGACCGAGCTGTCGCCGACCTCACCGGACCAGGCGACCGCACCGGACCAGGCGACCGCACCGGACCAGGCGGTCCACATGCCGGCCGGACGCTCAGCAGGACGTGCCCAGTTGGCGCTGCTGGTGACGGGGATCTGCATGCCGGTGCTCGGCTCCGCCCTGATCGCGCCCGTGCTGCCGCAGATGCAACGGCATTTCCATGACACACCGGGCAGCGATGTCATGGTCCCCATGGTGGTCGCCCTGCCGGGACTGTTCCTCGCCCTGTTCGCCCCGCTCCTCGGTTTCGTCGCCGACCGAACCAACCGCAAAACACTCCTGCTGATCGCCATGGCCCTCTATGCCGTGGTCGGCAGCGCCCCGCTCCTCCTGGACTCGCTGATGGCGATAAACATCAGCAGGGTCCTGCTGGGGGCCTGCGAGGGAGTGATCCTGATCTGTTGCACGTCTTTGATCGGCGACTACTGGACGGGGGCGCGGCGGGCGAGGTACCTGTCCATATCGACGCTGGCCACCTCGCTCGCCGCGACGGTCTTCCTGGCCATCGGCGGGCTTCTCGGGGTGTCGGGCTGGCGGACCCCGTTCTGGATGTACGTGCTGCCGCTGCTGTTGCTGGTGCCGATGGCCAGACTGCTGTGGCAGCCGCCCCGCACCGGTGCCCCGGGTGTCAAGACGCGTCTGGAGCCGCTGCCGCGCCGTCTGGTCCTGGTTCCGTGCCTCATCTCGCTGGTCGGCGGAGTGTACTTCTTTGTCCTGGTCGTGGAACTGCCGTTCGTCCTGGATGGGATCGGCATCCGCTCCAGCGCCACCGTCGGTACCGTCTCCGCTGTCATGGCGCTGGCCACGGCCGCCGGTTCGGCACTCTTCCCCCGGCTGGCCGGCAGACCGGCGCGGGTACTCGTTCCCCTTGAGTTCGCTGGTGTGGCCATCGGCCTGGCCACCGTTTTCGCGACCGGGGCGCTGCCCGTGGTCGTGGTCGGCGCGGTGATCACCGGATTCAGCACCGGGGTCCTGCTGCCGACTCTGCTGGTGTGGGCCGTCCATCGGCTGAGCCACTCCCAGCGGGGCCGGGGCACGGGCTGGTGGAGCGGCGCGCTGACCCTCGGGCAGTTCTTCAGCCCTCTGGTCGTCGCGGGGCTGAGTGCCGCGGCCGGAGGCCTCCGGCCGGCTCTGGCCGTCCTGGCGGTCCTGGCAGCCCTGCTCGCGGCGACGGTGCTGCTGGGCCTGCGCCGCCAGAACGACCCGCTGGCACCGTCCCCCGGCGAGCCGGCCACCGCTGCGGTCGGCCACTGA